In Xiphias gladius isolate SHS-SW01 ecotype Sanya breed wild chromosome 6, ASM1685928v1, whole genome shotgun sequence, a single genomic region encodes these proteins:
- the rorca gene encoding RAR-related orphan receptor C a, with the protein MRAQIEVIPCKICGDKSSGIHYGVITCEGCKGFFRRSQQNNAMYSCSRQRNCLIDRTNRNRCQHCRLQKCLALGMSRDAVKFGRMSKKQRDSLYAEVQKHQQSQECAGIGVREENSDMANLSRPYRRGSSTALSDLDDITTLPEGLLFDLPLTPEDAGGEYCNLDMLGGSAGSSSSSQSSPEQTNLDFVDGNHSIKHEYQLLHDSGLFSHAILNPLPGGCSLLEIERITQSVVKSHIETSQYSTEELKRMAWTLYSPEETRSYQTKSAEVMWQQCAIHITNAIQYVVEFAKRISGFMDLCQNDQIILLKAGCMDVLLIRMCRAYNPINNTLLFDGKFATAQLFKALGCDDLVNAVFDLAKSLSRIQMSEEEMALFSAAVLLSPDRPWLTDVHKIQKLQDKVYVALQRCLQKDGASEEKLAKMVSKLPMMKSICNLHIDKLEFFRLVHPETAYTFPPLYREVFGSEITFPDSTEG; encoded by the exons ATGAGAG ctcaaATAGAGGTGATTCCCTGTAAAATCTGTGGGGACAAATCATCAGGGATTCACTATGGTGTCATCACCTGTGAAGGCTGCAAG GGTTTCTTCCGACGTAGCCAGCAGAACAACGCTATGTACTCCTGCTCACGACAGAGGAACTGTCTAATCGACCGGACCAACCGTAACCGCTGTCAGCACTGCAGATTGCAGAAGTGTCTTGCTCTGGGCATGAGCCGAGATG CGGTGAAGTTCGGACGAATGTCCAAAAAACAGCGTGACAGTCTGTATGCAGAGGTCCAGAAGCACCAGCAGTCCCAGGAGTGTGCAGGCATAGGTGTCCGTGAGGAGAATAGTGACATGGCCAACCTCAGCCGCCCCTACAGAAGAGGCTCCAGCACTGCGCTCAGCGATCTGGACGATATTACCACGCTGCCGGAGGGCCTGCTTTTCGACCTGCCGCTGACCCCAGAGGATGCAGGTGGAGAGTACTGTAACCTGGACATGCTGGGCGGCAGTGCAGGCAGCAGCTCGTCCTCACAGAGTTCACCAGAACAGACCAACTTGGACTTTGTAGACGGCAACCACAGCATCAAGCACGAGTACCAGCTGTTGCACGACTCCGGACTCTTCTCGCATGCTATCCTCAACCCGCTGCCCGGTGGCTGCTCCCTGCTTGAGATAG AGCGTATAACTCAGAGTGTTGTCAAGTCCCATATTGAGACGAGTCAGTACAGCACAGAGGAGCTGAAGAGAATGGCGTGGACCTTGTATAGCCCCGAAGAGACACGCTCATACCAGACCAAG tcagcTGAGGTGATGTGGCAACAATGTGCCATTCACATCACCAATGCAATCCAGTACGTGGTAGAGTTTGCCAAGCGCATCTCTGGCTTCATGGACCTGTGTCAGAACGATCAGATTATCCTCCTTAAAGCAG GCTGCATGGATGTTCTTCTGATCCGTATGTGTCGGGCCTACAACCCCATCAATAATACATTGCTCTTTGATGGAAAGTTTGCCACTGCTCAGCTTTTCAAAGCGCTGG GCTGTGATGACCTTGTAAACGCAGTGTTTGACTTAGCTAAAAGCCTGAGCCGTATACAGATGTCTGAGGAAGAGATGGCTCTTTTcagtgctgctgtgctgctctcACCAG ACCGACCCTGGCTCACAGATGTCCACAAGATACAGAAGTTGCAGGACAAAGTCTATGTGGCTCTGCAGCGCTGTCTACAAAAAGACGGAGCATCGGAAGAGAAACTAGCTAAG ATGGTATCTAAACTTCCCATG